In a single window of the Equus quagga isolate Etosha38 chromosome 7, UCLA_HA_Equagga_1.0, whole genome shotgun sequence genome:
- the NUDCD2 gene encoding nudC domain-containing protein 2, whose protein sequence is MSAPFEERSGVVPCGTPWGQWYQTLEEVFIEVQVPPGTRAQDIQCGLQSRHVALAVGGREILKGKLFDSTIADEGTWTLEDRKMVRIVLTKTKRDAANCWTSLLESEYAADPWVQDQMQRKLTLERFQKENPGFDFSGAEISGNYTKGGPDFSNLEK, encoded by the exons ATGTCGGCCCCATTTGAGGAGCGCAGTGGGGTGGTTCCGTGCGGGACTCCGTGGGGCCAGTGGTACCAGACCTTGGAGGAGGTGTTCATTGAAGTTCAGGTGCCGCCTGGCACGCGCGCCCAGGACATCCAGTGCGGCCTGCAGAGCCGGCATGTGGCTCTGGCCGTGGGTGGCCGCGAGATCCTCAAG GGCAAACTCTTTGATTCTACAATAGCTGATGAGGGAACGTGGACTTTGG aagacagaaaaatggtCCGTATTGTTCttacaaagacaaagagagatgcAGCAAATTGTTGGACTTCTCTTCTAGAATCTGAATATGCAGCTGATCCTTGGGTGCAAGACCAAATGCAGAGAAAACTTACATTAGAGAGATTCCAGAAAGAA AATCCTGGGTTTGACTTCAGTGGAGCAGAAATCTCAGGAAACTACACTAAAGGTGGACCAGATTTCTCAAATCTTGAGAAATAA